TATGTGCCTACTTCATGTTCCTCTCTTGTCAATTCTTTCCTCTCAACGTTaccatcttcttcatttaaaaCATCAGGAGCTTTAACCGAAAGAGTTTGAGCATCATCAATTGTCAAAGCAGGCCTTGGTTTTTCTGATGAACCTATCACTACTTCTGATCCATGATCTTCGCTGTCCTCGTCATCCTCGTCATCATCACCATTAAAAAATTCAGGAGCAGTTACTACCAGACTTGGAAGCGAATGGGTGGAATTTACTGAAGCAGACATTTCATAAGCTGTGATCAGGGGTGCATCTGGTTGAATGTCCTTACCTGATTCAAATGCCTCACAACTGTAGTAATCATTTCCACTATTATAGCAAGAGTTAGACTCAGACTCATTGCATGAGAAAGAAGAAGCGTAGAATCTTGTGCATGTTGGCAATCCAGAATTCTGTGATTTGTTCGCCAGTACTTCAAGTTGCTGCTCTACCCTTTCAAGCCTTGCCTCAATCCTGTTTATCGGTTTTAGCATCTTTTCTTCAAACCTCAAAAACAGATCCTCTATTCTGCCCATTCGAGAATAAAGCTGGTCCACATCGCTTTCAACTCCTGACGGGATACATACCTGGGCAGTACTAGTACTAGCCTTATTAAAATCTGGAATCTTTACTTCTTGGTGATCAGGTATGCTGGCTTTTCCTCGTTCCTGAATCTTAGTTGCAACACTGGTAGAATCAGTTTCTTTTGACCCAGTCGCTAGAGAGTTCTGTTTTCCCCATGTATCAGAAATTGGCTTGTCCTGTGTTCGGTTAGCACCCCTTGTTTTAGAGAATTGCAAAAGGGTAGGCACAAGCATGGCCATTAGAGAACTCCCAGCTGAGTTTTCCACCGCACTAACTTGGTTCTCTGAATCAGATGAGTCCACAGGATCAGCAAACACATAAACCTCACCAACACATACACAATCTTTCCCCTCAAGCGACAGTAGATGAAGTGTGAGGGATACACAAGGACTTGCATCACTAATCTGTGCTGTAGCTTCATAAAAATCCTGATACACAAGGACTTGATCAGCAAGCACCATATAAAGAAATTAACTAGACGGGACAAAAAAAAGAAgcgaaagaaaaacaaaagtggGAGGGGGTTCACTGGAATTAATATACATGGAGAACTAAGCAACATACCTGTGCAGATCCCAACTTCAATTGCGACAAATTGATTTTGTTATCAAGCACTTTAGTATCTAAGACTTTCACTTCAACACAGTCATCTTCACTGTTGTTCGGACTATTTCCATTTCTTGACTTAGCTTCGGATGGGTCCTTAAGCGACTCATTTGAATTTGCAGGACAAACTTGATCATTATCACCTGTGTGAAGCATTTGTTCATCTCGGGCAGCAATGCCACAGAGAACAGTGCAGAGATATTCATTGCCACTCTGTATATCAGGTGCATAGTATATCTCATATTCTCGGGCAGTACTTCGAACATAAACCTGCTGGATATCATGTTTTTGTGTGAAATTAACTGCAGTGGAAAACGTTGTTGGTCAAATGCACTTTAGATACCCAACTATTAACACAAGTTACACAACCCTTGGTAACACTTTGAGCTCCAACAGCTATTACTTCTACTTTTAGCAACCAAGTGTCGCTTTCGTAGATGAACTCATAGTACACTGCAAAATCCTGTTTTTATCCTCGTTTTCGAGTACAAGATTGCCCCCTACGATGCATGGACACAGCAGTATCTCCTCATATCCCGTGTCCGGTCGTATAGTGTCATATCCCTGGGTCCGTGTGTCCATGCATCGTAGATTGCCCCTCTATTTAGCTTTGTTTTCATCTAAAATTTGGCAATAATCCTAATCCTAATCAACCGGTCCCAgaaattattaacttttaagtCATAACGtacaataataatatataaaggACCatgatttatataaaaaaaaaaaaagagagg
This region of Malus domestica chromosome 07, GDT2T_hap1 genomic DNA includes:
- the LOC103405388 gene encoding uncharacterized protein isoform X2, which gives rise to MLHTGDNDQVCPANSNESLKDPSEAKSRNGNSPNNSEDDCVEVKVLDTKVLDNKINLSQLKLGSAQDFYEATAQISDASPCVSLTLHLLSLEGKDCVCVGEVYVFADPVDSSDSENQVSAVENSAGSSLMAMLVPTLLQFSKTRGANRTQDKPISDTWGKQNSLATGSKETDSTSVATKIQERGKASIPDHQEVKIPDFNKASTSTAQVCIPSGVESDVDQLYSRMGRIEDLFLRFEEKMLKPINRIEARLERVEQQLEVLANKSQNSGLPTCTRFYASSFSCNESESNSCYNSGNDYYSCEAFESGKDIQPDAPLITAYEMSASVNSTHSLPSLVVTAPEFFNGDDDEDDEDSEDHGSEVVIGSSEKPRPALTIDDAQTLSVKAPDVLNEEDGNVERKELTREEHEVGTYSSMCLGETDVTEYIKGSLADLTKSSSDGEGNVIRSPNDEHTDQSLRVDGPDQHSEGGEEETLDDYKSIENAVDPANGGMSRTDFCQITEDIENGDVSIEISNTPDPDNTDVQNQLPQRQTDDGYDDTEEDADRDSDLTLPKEVTEREFPQRYFEEYPRIFTCCFCGGL
- the LOC103405388 gene encoding uncharacterized protein isoform X1, translated to MEKHDDGIDNLDTTSSWTSATTWTVAGGSLTNCVSFESSSSLIDDDTPNSTPTSTLILHPPSPDSGPCEITINFTQKHDIQQVYVRSTAREYEIYYAPDIQSGNEYLCTVLCGIAARDEQMLHTGDNDQVCPANSNESLKDPSEAKSRNGNSPNNSEDDCVEVKVLDTKVLDNKINLSQLKLGSAQDFYEATAQISDASPCVSLTLHLLSLEGKDCVCVGEVYVFADPVDSSDSENQVSAVENSAGSSLMAMLVPTLLQFSKTRGANRTQDKPISDTWGKQNSLATGSKETDSTSVATKIQERGKASIPDHQEVKIPDFNKASTSTAQVCIPSGVESDVDQLYSRMGRIEDLFLRFEEKMLKPINRIEARLERVEQQLEVLANKSQNSGLPTCTRFYASSFSCNESESNSCYNSGNDYYSCEAFESGKDIQPDAPLITAYEMSASVNSTHSLPSLVVTAPEFFNGDDDEDDEDSEDHGSEVVIGSSEKPRPALTIDDAQTLSVKAPDVLNEEDGNVERKELTREEHEVGTYSSMCLGETDVTEYIKGSLADLTKSSSDGEGNVIRSPNDEHTDQSLRVDGPDQHSEGGEEETLDDYKSIENAVDPANGGMSRTDFCQITEDIENGDVSIEISNTPDPDNTDVQNQLPQRQTDDGYDDTEEDADRDSDLTLPKEVTEREFPQRYFEEYPRIFTCCFCGGL